In Prunus dulcis chromosome 2, ALMONDv2, whole genome shotgun sequence, a single genomic region encodes these proteins:
- the LOC117619638 gene encoding trihelix transcription factor ASIL2: protein MASSPPSSPQDDSILPLQSDPPQAVPLALPAPPPPQTQQPNPTPPSSRRLPPPCWSHEETIALIDSYRDKWYSLRRGNLKATHWQEVADAVAHRCPAASPPKTAVQCRHKMEKLRKRYRTEISRAKSMPLSRFTSSWVHFKRMDAMEKGPAAAKRENSESPGEEDENDENEEEDDQDQELYEELRYGSNMKSMSKLYRNGVGVGGSGGSSGGGFRIRIPTGVSIAQPGTKVYPKMDPKFGLNSNSGSGSGPGYGSAKVMRECGNSVRPGLGKREREGRERERDPVAEMVSAIKVLGDGFVRMEQMKMEMAREIETMRMEMEMKRTEMILDSQQRIVEAFAKAVSEKKKKAKRMPSPEA, encoded by the coding sequence ATGGCTTCTTCTCCTCCATCTTCGCCCCAAGACGACTCCATCCTCCCTCTCCAATCGGACCCACCGCAGGCCGTCCCTCTGGCCCTCCCGGCCCCACCGCCGCCCCAAACCCagcaacccaacccaacccctCCCTCCTCCCGCCGCCTCCCTCCCCCTTGCTGGTCCCACGAAGAGACCATCGCCCTCATCGACTCCTATCGCGACAAGTGGTACTCTCTCCGCCGCGGCAACCTCAAGGCCACCCACTGGCAGGAGGTCGCCGACGCCGTCGCTCACCGCTGCCCCGCCGCTTCTCCTCCCAAGACCGCCGTCCAGTGCCGCCACAAGATGGAGAAGCTACGGAAACGGTACCGGACGGAGATCTCGAGGGCCAAGTCCATGCCTTTGTCCAGATTCACCTCTTCCTGGGTCCACTTCAAGCGGATGGACGCCATGGAGAAGGGTCCCGCGGCTGCGAAGAGGGAGAACTCGGAGAGTCCTGGGGAGGAGGACGAGAATGATGAGAATGAGGAAGAGGACGATCAGGATCAGGAGCTGTATGAGGAGCTGAGATATGGGTCGAATATGAAGAGCATGAGCAAGTTGTATAGAAATGGAGTTGGGGTTGGAGGCAGTGGTGGAAGTAGTGGAGGTGGGTTTAGGATTCGGATCCCAACTGGGGTTAGTATAGCTCAGCCCGGGACCAAGGTTTATCCGAAAATGGATCCGAAATTCGGGTTGAATTCGAATTCGGGATCTGGTTCAGGGCCGGGGTATGGGAGTGCTAAGGTGATGAGGGAGTGTGGGAATTCGGTGAGGCCTGGATTGGggaagagggagagggaggggagagagagggagagagaccCCGTGGCAGAGATGGTTTCGGCGATCAAGGTTTTGGGAGATGGGTTTGTGAGGATGGAGCAGATGAAGATGGAGATGGCGAGGGAGATCGAGACGATGCGgatggagatggagatgaAGCGGACCGAGATGATTTTGGACTCGCAGCAGAGGATTGTGGAGGCTTTTGCCAAGGCAGTTtcggagaagaagaagaaggccaAGCGAATGCCCTCCCCGGAGGCATAG